In Paenarthrobacter sp. GOM3, a single window of DNA contains:
- a CDS encoding cation:dicarboxylate symporter family transporter, with amino-acid sequence MKIPDPAALKASSAPQKKKRLYQSLFFQILIAVVAGVLIGHFWPNIGSALRPLGDGFIQLIKMIIAPLIFLVIVTGISAVGDVKAVGRVGVKALLYFTGATLFALVFGLIVGNIVQPGAGLNIDPSTLSQEALDAKTGHAVPKDAAAFILDVIPSSVIGAFASNSLLQVLFFSVFFGAAIVVIGRERCLPVISLMETVLELIFKIMSWIMRVAPIGAFGAMAFIIGQYGVGTLGTYALLIASCYGAAIIFIGLLFLVAWGFARVPLWQFLKYTREEFLLALGTASTEAVMPRIMTKLTNAGCSRATTGLVVPTGYSFNLDGAAIYLSISLLFLAQAFGHHLDLGQQLAALGVLLLTSKGMAGVPGSSFLALSATAAALGIFPVAGVALLLGADRLMDSMRVVVNLLGNCVATFVVAKWEGQFDRSVMVRAFNGEITNEDTAIMLGKEDVFAQQELERISSGQNPSPKFRGGPTSDEIPQFEMSKPGKSQDPICPD; translated from the coding sequence ATGAAGATCCCAGACCCCGCGGCGCTGAAGGCGAGTTCGGCCCCGCAGAAGAAAAAGCGGCTGTACCAGTCGCTCTTTTTTCAAATCCTGATCGCCGTCGTCGCAGGTGTGCTCATCGGTCATTTTTGGCCGAATATCGGGTCCGCCCTCCGGCCACTGGGTGATGGATTCATTCAACTCATCAAAATGATTATCGCCCCGCTGATTTTCCTCGTGATCGTCACGGGAATCTCGGCAGTGGGCGACGTCAAGGCGGTCGGAAGGGTTGGGGTCAAAGCACTCCTGTACTTCACCGGCGCCACGCTCTTCGCCCTCGTTTTCGGGCTCATCGTAGGAAACATCGTCCAGCCGGGTGCCGGACTGAATATCGATCCGTCGACACTTTCCCAGGAGGCGCTCGACGCCAAGACCGGCCACGCAGTCCCCAAGGACGCGGCCGCCTTCATCCTGGATGTCATTCCTTCAAGCGTGATCGGTGCCTTCGCCAGCAACAGCCTGCTCCAGGTCCTGTTCTTCTCCGTCTTCTTCGGCGCGGCAATCGTTGTCATCGGCCGGGAACGTTGCTTGCCGGTCATCAGCCTCATGGAGACGGTCCTTGAGCTGATCTTCAAGATCATGTCCTGGATCATGAGGGTGGCCCCGATCGGTGCCTTTGGTGCCATGGCCTTCATCATCGGCCAGTACGGTGTGGGGACGCTTGGGACCTACGCCCTGTTGATCGCCTCCTGCTACGGAGCGGCGATCATCTTCATCGGCTTGCTGTTCCTGGTGGCGTGGGGCTTCGCGCGGGTTCCGTTGTGGCAATTCCTCAAGTACACCCGCGAAGAATTCCTTCTGGCGCTTGGTACAGCCTCAACGGAAGCGGTCATGCCGCGCATCATGACCAAGCTCACCAACGCCGGCTGCTCAAGGGCAACCACCGGCCTGGTGGTTCCCACCGGTTACTCCTTCAACCTGGACGGCGCAGCGATTTACCTTTCGATCTCGCTGCTGTTCCTGGCGCAGGCCTTCGGCCACCATCTGGACCTGGGTCAGCAGTTGGCCGCCCTTGGTGTACTGCTCCTGACCTCCAAGGGAATGGCCGGTGTACCGGGATCGTCCTTCCTGGCGCTCTCTGCCACGGCCGCAGCCCTGGGCATCTTCCCGGTTGCCGGTGTGGCACTCCTCCTCGGAGCCGACCGCCTCATGGATTCCATGCGAGTCGTGGTGAACCTGCTTGGCAACTGTGTGGCAACGTTCGTCGTCGCCAAGTGGGAAGGCCAGTTCGACCGCAGCGTCATGGTCCGCGCCTTCAACGGTGAGATCACCAATGAGGACACCGCCATCATGCTCGGCAAGGAAGACGTCTTCGCGCAGCAGGAACTGGAGCGCATCAGCAGCGGCCAGAACCCGTCGCCGAAATTCCGCGGCGGCCCGACCTCCGATGAGATCCCGCAGTTCGAGATGAGCAAGCCGGGCAAGTCACAGGACCCGATCTGCCCCGACTGA
- a CDS encoding SDR family oxidoreductase → MTESSLPAHPRVAVVTGAGSGIGRAVARLMLAEGYRVALAGRREAQLLETAGDHPHALAVPCDLTAPDDVARLFAEVRQRWGRVDVLFNNAGIFGPAGDVGEIGVDEWEATLRVNVTGSMLCAAEAVRTMKAQEPQGGRIINNGSISAHSPRPRSVAYTVTKHAMTGLTKSIELDGREFGITCGQIDIGNTRTEIMDTIGVGSGALQADGSRKVEPMFPVDDAARAVLMMANMPASASVGSLVVTAAGMPFVGRG, encoded by the coding sequence ATGACTGAGTCCAGCCTGCCCGCCCACCCGAGGGTCGCCGTCGTCACCGGGGCCGGTTCCGGCATAGGGCGGGCGGTCGCCCGGCTGATGCTTGCGGAGGGTTACCGGGTGGCGCTGGCCGGCCGCCGGGAGGCGCAGCTGCTTGAGACTGCGGGCGATCATCCGCACGCGCTTGCGGTTCCTTGCGACCTAACAGCGCCCGACGACGTCGCTCGCCTCTTCGCCGAGGTCCGCCAGCGCTGGGGCCGGGTTGATGTGCTGTTCAACAACGCGGGGATTTTCGGCCCGGCCGGCGATGTCGGCGAGATCGGCGTGGACGAATGGGAAGCAACCCTGCGGGTCAATGTCACCGGTTCCATGCTGTGCGCAGCGGAAGCGGTGCGAACCATGAAAGCCCAGGAGCCCCAAGGTGGGCGGATCATCAATAATGGTTCCATTTCGGCGCATTCACCCAGGCCCAGATCCGTGGCTTACACAGTTACCAAGCATGCGATGACTGGCCTCACCAAGAGCATCGAACTGGACGGCCGGGAGTTCGGGATCACGTGCGGACAGATCGATATCGGCAACACGCGCACGGAAATCATGGACACGATTGGTGTCGGATCAGGAGCCCTGCAGGCCGACGGTAGCCGCAAGGTGGAGCCGATGTTCCCGGTGGACGACGCAGCCCGTGCCGTGCTGATGATGGCCAACATGCCGGCGTCGGCCAGTGTCGGATCATTGGTGGTCACTGCAGCCGGCATGCCGTTCGTGGGTCGCGGCTAG
- a CDS encoding aspartate/glutamate racemase family protein codes for MRILVANVNTTQSMTDSIAAQARAAAAPGTEIIGITPRFGADSCEGNFESYLAAIAVMDAVVNYPEPFDAVIQAGYGEHGREGLQELLDVPVVDITEAAASTAMFLGHKYSVVTTLDRAVPLIEDRLKLAGLDARCASVRASGMAVLELEEYPERAVEAIVGQAEEAVRNDKAEVIVLGCGGMAGLDEQIRQRTGVPVVDGVASAVTIAESLVRLGLSTSKVRTYATPRPKTVIGWPITAARHSTEQSEAAR; via the coding sequence ATGCGCATCCTTGTCGCAAACGTCAACACCACCCAGTCCATGACGGACTCCATCGCCGCCCAGGCACGGGCAGCGGCTGCTCCGGGCACCGAGATCATCGGCATCACGCCCCGCTTCGGCGCCGACTCCTGCGAAGGGAACTTCGAAAGCTACCTCGCCGCGATTGCGGTCATGGACGCCGTAGTCAACTATCCGGAGCCGTTCGACGCCGTCATCCAGGCAGGCTACGGCGAACACGGCCGCGAAGGCCTCCAGGAACTCCTGGATGTGCCGGTCGTGGATATCACCGAGGCCGCCGCAAGCACCGCCATGTTCCTGGGCCACAAGTATTCGGTGGTCACCACGCTTGACCGCGCGGTGCCCCTCATCGAGGACCGGCTCAAGCTGGCCGGCCTGGACGCCCGCTGCGCCTCTGTCCGGGCCAGTGGCATGGCAGTGCTGGAACTCGAGGAGTACCCCGAGCGGGCCGTCGAAGCGATCGTTGGCCAGGCCGAAGAGGCCGTCCGAAATGACAAGGCCGAGGTCATTGTCCTTGGCTGCGGCGGGATGGCGGGGCTGGATGAGCAGATCCGCCAGCGGACCGGCGTTCCCGTGGTGGATGGCGTAGCCTCGGCCGTCACCATCGCCGAGTCACTGGTCCGCCTTGGCCTGTCCACATCCAAGGTGCGAACCTATGCCACGCCGCGCCCGAAGACTGTCATAGGCTGGCCGATAACCGCAGCCCGGCATTCCACAGAGCAGTCCGAAGCCGCACGCTGA
- a CDS encoding NCS1 family nucleobase:cation symporter-1 — MQTTSSVGVTETPDEPQGGPNHRAVGNTELCEIASEASGRTISPSLYNIDLAPTKAKGRKWTSYSIFTLWANDVHSLGNYAFAIGLFSLGLGGWQILVALGIGAVLLFALLNFSGFMGQKTGVPFPVMSRISFGIRGAQIASLIRGAVAVAWFGIQTYLASVVLRVMLVAMAPSLKDLDSNSILGLSTLGWLSFVALWIVQLVIVSFGMEMIRKYEAFAGPVILVTMAAIAVWVFVEAGGAIQWSGIKGLEGGEMWLTIFAGGALWVSIYGTFVLNFCDFTRSSTTRKSIVKGNFWGIPINMLVFGAIVVVMAGGQYKINGTVIESPSDIVQSIPNTLLLVLACLALLILTVAVNLMANFVAPVYALTNLFPRHLNFRKAAWVSGTIGLVILPWNLYNNPIVIVYFLGGLGALLGPLFGVIMADYWLVRRGKVNVPELYTDDPKGAYFYKRGVNPRAIIALIPAAAIAIAIAFIPALAPAAPFAWFIGAGVAALTFFAVADKKQLHDDVSGEPIAVASTH, encoded by the coding sequence ATGCAGACGACTTCATCAGTCGGCGTCACTGAGACTCCGGACGAACCGCAGGGTGGCCCCAACCACCGCGCAGTAGGCAACACAGAACTCTGTGAAATTGCGTCCGAAGCATCAGGCCGTACCATCAGCCCAAGTCTTTACAACATCGATCTGGCCCCCACCAAGGCCAAAGGCCGAAAGTGGACCAGCTACAGCATCTTCACCCTCTGGGCCAACGACGTCCACAGCCTGGGTAACTATGCTTTCGCCATTGGTCTTTTCTCGCTCGGATTGGGCGGGTGGCAGATTCTGGTGGCCCTCGGGATTGGTGCGGTCCTCCTCTTCGCCCTCCTGAACTTCTCCGGGTTTATGGGCCAGAAGACCGGCGTCCCCTTCCCCGTGATGAGCCGCATCAGTTTCGGCATCCGCGGTGCGCAGATTGCCAGCCTGATCCGCGGCGCAGTTGCCGTGGCGTGGTTCGGAATCCAGACCTACCTGGCATCCGTCGTCCTGCGCGTCATGCTCGTTGCCATGGCGCCAAGCTTGAAGGACCTGGACAGCAACTCCATTCTGGGACTTTCCACCTTGGGCTGGCTGTCCTTCGTGGCCCTGTGGATCGTCCAGCTTGTCATCGTCAGTTTTGGTATGGAAATGATCCGTAAGTACGAGGCGTTCGCGGGTCCGGTCATCCTGGTCACCATGGCTGCCATCGCTGTGTGGGTCTTCGTCGAAGCCGGCGGCGCCATCCAGTGGTCCGGGATCAAGGGCCTTGAAGGTGGCGAGATGTGGTTGACCATCTTCGCAGGCGGAGCCCTGTGGGTTTCCATTTACGGCACCTTCGTGCTGAACTTCTGCGACTTCACCCGCTCGTCCACCACCAGGAAGTCGATCGTCAAGGGAAACTTCTGGGGCATCCCCATTAACATGCTGGTCTTCGGCGCCATTGTCGTGGTCATGGCCGGCGGGCAGTACAAGATCAACGGCACGGTCATCGAAAGCCCGTCCGATATTGTCCAGAGCATCCCGAACACGCTCCTGTTGGTGCTGGCATGCCTGGCCCTGCTGATCCTGACCGTGGCTGTGAACCTGATGGCAAACTTCGTGGCGCCGGTGTATGCCCTGACTAACCTCTTCCCGCGGCACCTGAACTTCCGGAAGGCCGCCTGGGTCAGCGGCACCATCGGCTTGGTCATCCTGCCGTGGAACCTTTACAACAACCCCATTGTCATCGTCTACTTCCTGGGCGGACTTGGCGCCTTGCTCGGCCCGCTGTTCGGAGTGATCATGGCCGACTACTGGCTGGTCCGCCGGGGCAAGGTCAACGTCCCCGAGCTGTACACCGATGATCCCAAGGGCGCCTACTTCTACAAGCGCGGCGTGAATCCCAGGGCCATCATCGCCCTGATCCCAGCTGCCGCCATCGCCATTGCCATCGCGTTCATCCCGGCGTTGGCACCAGCAGCACCCTTCGCGTGGTTCATCGGAGCGGGCGTTGCCGCCCTGACGTTCTTCGCCGTTGCTGACAAGAAGCAACTTCACGACGACGTGTCCGGCGAGCCGATCGCCGTCGCCAGCACCCACTAG
- the aceE gene encoding pyruvate dehydrogenase (acetyl-transferring), homodimeric type, with protein MAVGEETSHILSGLTAQLPDRDPEETAEWIESLDALIAEQGTERAQFIMRSLLQRAGARSVGVPMVTTTDYVNTIPVDQEAEFPGNEEFERRYRAYMRWNAAVMVHRAQRSDIGVGGHISTYAGAATLYEVGFNHFFRGKDHPSGGDQVFFQGHASPGMYARAFMEGRLTEEDLDGFRQEKSKAGHALSSYPHPRLMPDFWEFPTVSMGIGPMNAIYQAQSNRYLQNRGIKDTSDQQVWAFLGDGEMDEPESRGLLQLAANENLDNLNFVINCNLQRLDGPVRGNGKIMQELEAFFRGAGWNVIKVVWGREWDSLLEADTDGALVKIMNETPDGDYQTYKAESGGFVREHFFGKNPATKDMVADLNDEQIWGLKRGGHDYRKVYAAYKAATEFKGKPTVILAKTVKGYGLGPHFEGRNATHQMKKLTMEDLKAFRNHLRIPISDEQLDADLYRPPYYHPGMDAPEIKYLMERRAELGGFVPERRRTHTEVVLPDAKSYDVAKRGSGKQQAATTMAFVRLLKDLMRDKNFGARFVPVVPDESRTFGMDAFFPTAKIYNPKGQNYLSVDRDLVLAYKESPAGQLIHPGINEAGAVAAFTAAGTSYATHGEPLVPIYVFYSMFGFQRTGDSFWAAADQMTRGFIIGATAGRTTLTGEGLQHADGHSPILASTNPAVRTYDPAYGYEIGHIIRHGLEQMYGENSTDKNVMYYLTVYNEPITQPAEPENLDVNGLLKGIYHLADAPAPVNGNQDRPTAQILASGVSVPWALEAARILAEDWNVAADVWSVTSWNELRRDGLAAEDHAFLNPGQPAPTPFITEQLAGKTGPVIAVTDYMKAVPDQIRQYIPNDFASLGADGFGFSDTRQAARRYFKNDTHSIVAKTLQLLAARGEVEEGAPSYAIDRYKLLDVNAGTTGGAGGDA; from the coding sequence GTGGCTGTAGGAGAAGAGACCTCACACATCCTCAGCGGGTTGACTGCCCAGCTGCCTGATCGTGATCCGGAAGAGACTGCGGAGTGGATTGAGTCCCTTGATGCGTTGATCGCCGAGCAGGGTACTGAGCGTGCGCAGTTCATTATGCGTTCGTTGTTGCAGCGTGCTGGTGCCCGGTCGGTAGGTGTGCCGATGGTGACGACCACTGATTATGTGAACACGATCCCGGTGGACCAGGAAGCTGAGTTCCCGGGGAACGAGGAGTTCGAGCGCCGGTACCGGGCGTATATGCGCTGGAACGCTGCGGTGATGGTTCACCGTGCGCAGCGCTCCGATATTGGTGTGGGCGGGCATATCTCCACCTATGCCGGTGCCGCGACCCTGTACGAGGTGGGCTTTAACCACTTCTTCCGCGGCAAGGACCACCCCTCCGGCGGTGACCAGGTCTTCTTCCAGGGCCACGCCTCCCCTGGCATGTACGCCCGGGCGTTCATGGAAGGCCGCCTCACGGAAGAGGATTTGGACGGGTTCCGGCAGGAGAAGTCCAAGGCCGGTCACGCCCTGTCTTCCTACCCACACCCGCGCCTGATGCCGGACTTCTGGGAGTTCCCGACCGTGTCGATGGGTATCGGCCCGATGAACGCGATCTACCAGGCCCAGTCCAACCGGTACCTGCAGAACCGTGGCATCAAAGACACCTCCGACCAGCAGGTCTGGGCGTTCCTCGGGGACGGGGAAATGGACGAGCCAGAGTCCCGTGGCCTGCTCCAGCTCGCCGCGAACGAGAACCTGGACAACCTGAACTTCGTGATCAACTGCAACCTCCAGCGCCTGGACGGACCGGTCCGCGGTAACGGCAAGATCATGCAGGAACTCGAAGCGTTCTTCCGCGGCGCGGGCTGGAACGTGATCAAGGTCGTCTGGGGCCGTGAGTGGGACTCCCTGCTCGAAGCCGACACCGACGGGGCGTTGGTGAAAATCATGAACGAAACCCCCGATGGTGACTACCAGACCTACAAGGCCGAGTCCGGCGGGTTCGTCCGGGAACACTTCTTCGGGAAGAACCCGGCCACCAAAGACATGGTCGCGGACCTGAACGACGAACAAATCTGGGGCCTCAAACGCGGCGGTCACGACTACCGCAAGGTCTACGCCGCGTACAAGGCAGCGACCGAGTTCAAGGGCAAACCCACCGTGATCCTGGCCAAAACCGTCAAGGGCTACGGCCTGGGCCCCCACTTCGAGGGCCGCAACGCAACCCACCAAATGAAGAAACTGACCATGGAAGACCTCAAAGCCTTCCGTAACCACCTCCGGATCCCCATCAGCGACGAACAACTCGACGCGGACCTCTACCGGCCCCCGTACTACCACCCCGGCATGGACGCCCCCGAAATCAAATACCTCATGGAACGCCGGGCCGAGCTCGGCGGGTTCGTACCCGAACGGCGCCGCACCCACACCGAGGTAGTCCTCCCGGACGCCAAATCCTACGACGTCGCCAAACGCGGATCCGGGAAACAACAAGCCGCGACCACCATGGCCTTCGTCCGGCTCCTCAAAGACCTCATGCGGGACAAAAACTTCGGCGCCCGGTTCGTGCCCGTCGTCCCCGACGAATCCCGGACCTTCGGGATGGACGCGTTCTTCCCGACCGCGAAAATCTACAACCCCAAAGGCCAGAACTACCTCTCCGTGGACCGCGACCTCGTCCTGGCCTACAAAGAATCACCCGCCGGCCAACTGATCCACCCCGGCATCAACGAAGCCGGCGCCGTCGCAGCGTTCACCGCCGCCGGAACCTCCTACGCCACCCACGGCGAACCCCTGGTCCCGATCTACGTGTTCTACTCCATGTTCGGCTTCCAACGCACCGGCGATTCCTTCTGGGCCGCAGCAGACCAAATGACCCGCGGATTCATCATCGGCGCCACCGCAGGACGAACCACCCTCACCGGCGAAGGACTCCAACACGCCGACGGGCACTCCCCCATCCTGGCCTCCACCAACCCCGCCGTACGCACCTACGACCCCGCCTACGGCTACGAAATCGGCCACATCATCCGCCACGGACTCGAACAAATGTACGGCGAGAACAGCACCGATAAAAACGTCATGTACTACCTCACCGTCTACAACGAACCCATCACCCAACCCGCGGAACCGGAAAACCTCGACGTCAACGGGCTCCTCAAAGGCATCTACCACCTCGCAGACGCCCCCGCACCGGTCAACGGAAACCAGGACCGGCCCACCGCGCAGATCCTCGCCTCCGGAGTCTCCGTGCCCTGGGCCCTCGAAGCGGCACGGATCCTCGCCGAAGACTGGAACGTCGCCGCCGACGTCTGGTCCGTGACCTCCTGGAACGAACTCCGACGCGACGGACTCGCCGCCGAAGACCACGCGTTCCTGAACCCCGGCCAACCCGCACCCACCCCGTTCATCACCGAACAACTCGCAGGCAAAACCGGGCCCGTCATCGCCGTCACCGACTACATGAAAGCCGTCCCCGACCAAATCCGCCAATACATCCCCAACGACTTCGCCTCCCTCGGAGCAGACGGCTTCGGCTTCTCCGACACCCGCCAAGCCGCACGCCGCTACTTCAAAAACGACACCCACTCCATCGTCGCCAAAACCCTGCAGCTGCTGGCGGCGAGGGGCGAAGTCGAGGAGGGCGCGCCGTCGTACGCCATTGACCGCTACAAGCTGCTTGACGTGAACGCCGGCACCACGGGTGGCGCAGGCGGCGACGCCTAA
- a CDS encoding YegP family protein, translated as MAGSFEILKAGTNSFRFRLTADDGTVVAVSPQFPNLKAVVAGINAVRENAATGFVVDRRNLGT; from the coding sequence ATGGCGGGCAGTTTCGAGATTCTCAAAGCAGGTACTAATTCATTCCGTTTCCGGCTCACAGCCGACGACGGCACAGTGGTGGCAGTGTCGCCTCAATTTCCGAACCTGAAAGCCGTCGTGGCCGGTATCAACGCCGTTCGCGAGAATGCGGCCACAGGTTTCGTCGTCGACCGGAGGAACCTGGGCACCTGA
- the nboR gene encoding nicotine blue oxidoreductase, giving the protein MERRAYGEDMTQSGTPTTGVLLAAGAGTRLGRGPKALLPFRGRTLVEVLADTLFDGGCSEVVVVLGAEADHVRSNTDLGAHTVVDNQNWAKGMAGSFRAGIEAAAPGNNIMVALVDQPGLTPTAVSRLLGSHRPGRATAAAYPDESGRLKRRHPVIFDVGLRSEAAAAANGDTGARSFLKAHPGLVDLVDCSDLCSGEDLDTKDQLHLLDG; this is encoded by the coding sequence ATTGAACGCCGCGCGTATGGTGAGGATATGACTCAATCCGGCACGCCCACCACGGGCGTCCTGCTCGCTGCGGGCGCCGGCACCCGCCTGGGGCGCGGCCCCAAGGCGCTGCTGCCCTTCCGCGGCCGCACGCTGGTGGAAGTACTCGCCGACACGCTTTTCGACGGCGGTTGCAGCGAGGTGGTGGTGGTGCTCGGAGCCGAAGCCGACCACGTTCGGAGCAATACCGATCTGGGCGCACACACTGTCGTCGACAACCAGAATTGGGCCAAAGGGATGGCCGGATCCTTCCGCGCGGGCATCGAAGCCGCCGCACCGGGAAACAACATCATGGTGGCCTTGGTGGATCAGCCCGGGCTGACCCCGACGGCGGTGAGCAGATTACTGGGCAGCCATCGTCCAGGGCGGGCCACCGCCGCCGCCTACCCTGATGAGTCAGGCAGGCTGAAGCGCAGGCACCCGGTGATTTTCGACGTCGGGCTCCGCTCCGAAGCGGCTGCGGCTGCCAACGGCGACACGGGCGCGCGCTCCTTCCTCAAGGCCCATCCGGGGCTGGTGGACCTGGTGGACTGCAGCGATCTGTGCTCGGGTGAGGACCTGGACACCAAGGATCAGCTGCATCTTCTGGACGGGTAG
- a CDS encoding GNAT family N-acetyltransferase translates to MISIEIDDPARPDVHQLLSEHLADMFATSPAESVHALDHSALSHDAITFWTAREDGVLLGCGALKDLGAGHAEIKSMRTTASARGRGVATQMLEHIVAEAARLGYGRVSLETGTEDYFAPARRLYERHGFTECPPFADYTLDPNSVFMELAVPPK, encoded by the coding sequence ATGATCAGCATCGAGATTGACGATCCCGCGCGCCCTGACGTCCACCAGCTCCTCAGCGAACACCTGGCCGACATGTTCGCCACCTCGCCCGCGGAGAGCGTCCACGCACTGGACCACTCCGCGTTGTCGCACGACGCGATCACTTTCTGGACTGCCCGCGAGGACGGTGTCCTGCTGGGATGCGGGGCGCTGAAGGACCTCGGCGCGGGGCATGCCGAAATCAAGTCGATGCGCACCACGGCGAGTGCCCGGGGCCGGGGTGTGGCGACCCAGATGCTTGAGCACATAGTGGCCGAAGCTGCCCGCTTGGGTTACGGGCGCGTCAGCTTGGAAACCGGCACCGAGGACTACTTCGCCCCGGCGCGGCGCCTGTACGAACGGCACGGGTTCACCGAATGCCCGCCGTTCGCGGATTACACCCTGGACCCAAACAGCGTCTTCATGGAACTCGCGGTCCCACCCAAGTAA